The Notamacropus eugenii isolate mMacEug1 chromosome 4, mMacEug1.pri_v2, whole genome shotgun sequence DNA window agaaagattctatggtttttacacttttcgtctgctttttccgattcatgatgttggctgagtgttgtagcttttggttctttcagtcagaagatacagatcttttaagttgagttgatgtttgtctaggctaaaagcaggctttttttttgttgttgttgtttcccagatcaaccctgggtttagcttgataggtgtgtgggaggtgtggtctggtctcaggatatctcctcagctggcctgaggcaaaggcaaggtccgggggatggtgatcccagcttccctattgtcttcccttttcccctggagggctggggcacgcctagaggctaatgcgtgttcccgcccctcctggggctcgtctccctggctgcggcttgcttgggtctcagtgcgaatttttctctgccctgggtcctctgtccctccagatagcctccaccactgtaggaagaatccccctttgccacctctccagcctctggtgttatgagaccacctgcccctttctgctgctcccactgatccaggatcaatctggggaagaattttatggttccctcacggtcatcgtgggggaggggagagcacttactgatcactccggcatcccagctcctggatgttcaagtagtgacccactgaagtcccgtctttaggctgaagatttcaaaggctgttgcgctgatatcgttggctcggcctggcttatctcctgctccgctggtctcgcccgccactctcgggccccttgggtcgcctccgccctgccgcgccgaccgcgctgcgctgtgcgccggggtcttacccccgcggaacagatccctcccgtggaccccccagtccagcctgggctccgaatctgtcaaagtccgtctcccactggattctacacctccaaagcctggtcagactctccccccagatatatccagaggagtttctccaggagcttaggtgagtcgtagctttcactccgccatcttggctccgccccctgggATCTTCATTTTTGGAAAATATCAAGGCTGGTTGGGTGTCATTCCCCTTCCATCTATATTTCATATTCTCAGAATTGTGCCACCATGTCTCCCAAGCAGGTATATTACCTTCCACCCCTTTCACTCTTCTGGCTTCCTTTTATACTTTTTCTTCCCACAAGAACACTGAAATTGTTCTTCTCTGACTTTCTTATCTGGTTACAATCTCTtagccttccttttctctttctacccCCTGATATCAAACCCTGTTCTTCATCTACATTGTGACCTCTAATCTTTTGATCTCTCAGTTCTCTTTTGGGCCATCATCCTTGGTCTACCTCCCATTTTTGACCCCTCAGTAAGATAGTTAGGCTGTACATTGTCCTCTTCTCCTGTATCCTTTACCCACCTTATCAAGTTGATGAGCAAAGACAGAGAAGATCATATAATCAGGCAGCAAGAGTATCCTAGGCTTGCAAATTTGTTACATAACTTTAATTGGGTCCTCACTGctacaaggcaatccttttattcacCCTCATTAATTCACTATCCACCCGCTTCTCatccttttcatcccttctcagaCCTCCCAAGGCTCTTTTTCCTGCCACCCTATCAAATGAGAAGCTTGCCTcaaattttactaaaaaaaattggTGCCATTCATAAggatctctcttttctcccctccttgttACCTCATGTTATCAAGTTGTCTTCTACCTCTATTTCTCCTTTTACTGCTATCTCaaatgaagaggtggccctttgTCTTGACAAAGTCAAAATGCACAAGAAATCCCATTCCTTCCTATCACCATTAGCATATTTCCACTCTAATATCCCCACTATTTTGCTTATCATCAACCTCTTCATGCTAGTAGATCATTCTttcttagtaagtgcttaataaacgcttattttCTGTtgcctggaaattttttttaaagtttaataaagATTTAAGATGGTacatgcaatattccacacccaAAGTCTCCCATGTATGCAAAGAAGACAGGGCAATATATGTCCCCAAATCTTTCCCATAATTACATGGAATTCAGGTTTTTTTCCTCATGTACATTATtagttattatatataaatattattctcctgcttctgcttgctttgctctgcattagtTCCTAAAAGCCATCTGTTTGTCTAAATTCTTTATTGTCAGATTTTCTTAGAGcagcagtgtggcatagtgaagAGGGGCAGATCTTGCCAGGTAGGCCTGAGGTCACCTCTTATAGTGGAGACTATTCAGTGCTCCAGGTAAGTAACTCTGTAAATTgcagaatttcattttatttagttcCACAAATTTTTCCATGTGTAGTTGCCCCTTCATCtcccagatgagggaactgaggcacaggagaTTATGATTGTTCAGGTaagaagtgagtagaaccagaagaagaagCAAAGATCCTATGATCTTCTTATGATGGTACATCACCAGTAGTGTAAGTAGAGAGGGGAGCAACTGACTTCATTTATGACACTTGAGAAGTTTAGTTGAAAACTTTTTAAATCACTGGATTATTGTTTGAGACACAGGAACCCAAACCCAAGAGGATGTCTACAGTCAGAGAGATAGGTTGTCTGGTTTCCTGGTGAAGAGCATGGTCAGGGCTGCTTTCATCTCCTTGTTCCTTAGGCTGTAGATGTAAGGGTTCAGCATAGGAGTGACCACAGTGTACATCACAGCTGATGCTGTGTCCTTTTGGGCCGTGTGGGTAGATGTGGGGTTGAAGTACACTGCAATGATTGTTCCATAGAAGAGACAGACCACAATGAGGTGGGAGCCACAAGTGttgaaagatttctttttcccATGAGCCAATGGAATCTTCAGGACAGCAACAAAAATGCGTGTGTAGGAGATGAGGATGCCAATAAAACACATAACAGTTGTCAGTCCTCCTATTGTGTAGACCATCAAGTCATTGAGGAAGGTATCAGAACAGGCCAACCTTATCACCACACTGAGGTCACAGAAGAAATGATGGATTTCATTGTGGCCACAGAATGAAAGTCGAGTCAGGAAGATAGTGTGAATCAGGGCATGAATGCAGGCCCAAAACCAGCACACTGCTGCTAGACGGACACAGACTTTTTGGGTCATGATCATGGTATAGTATAATGGGGCACAGATAGCCACATAGCAGTCATAGGCCATGGAGGCAAGAATAATACTGTCTAATCCTGCAAACCAACTGAAGAAGAATGCTTGTGTCAGGCAATTGGTGTAAGAAATTGCTTTATTTCCAGATATGTGATTAACCAACATCTTGGGGACAGCACTGGATGTGAAGCAGATGTCAACAAGGGATAAATTGctaaggaaaaagtacatgggggTGTGAAGGTGGGAGTCAGTTCTAATGGCCAGAATGATGAGCAGGTTCCATAGCACTGTGATGAGGTACATAAcgaggaagaggaaaaacagaagcCTCTCTTGTTCAGGCTGGTTTGAAAGGCCCAGGAGGATGAACTCAGAGATCCTTGATTGATTTCCTCCTTCCATAGTCCTGTTGGGAAGCAcatgggaaaaggaaatgaaactaaAGCACCTCTTTAAAGTTGGTCTGAACATTCTCTTATGAACAAAATCAGCAAAGATATAATTGGAAGAGAAATAGAATAGTGGGGAAATAATTGCCTTAAAGAAAACATCACTGCTAATAGTCTGAGATCCAAAACATGTAGGGAATTAGAAGAGATGTATAGTATAAGGGACATTCCCTGATAAACAATGaatcaaaggaaggaaacaaattcttttttaaatacgGACTTTAGAACATGTTCTAAATCATGAATAATGATACTCTCTAGTTTCACCTCATACTCCGAAAATTTGGAGATATGGCAAAAGATATAATTGCTGACTATTGGAAGGATTTGGGGAAGATAGGCATGGGACTTCCCTGTTGACAGAGCTGCAAAGGAATCCAAACATTGTGGTTTAGActtagggagagaaagggagaagagaatatgaaTCTGTTAAGGACCTAGTATTGAGCCAAGACCCACGCTACAAACTCTTCAAATATGTCATTAGATCTTACTTGGAAAAGTGATCTTTTATTTAAAAGGACTAAATAGATAAAGGAGTGATGGATATCTAACAGCATATTTTTTGACAATACACTTATGGGAAGAAATCTAATAACCAGATAAAGGAAATATGGTgcattcaattatcatctccatacAAATGATTCTCAAACCTATTTACCTGCCTCTAACTTCTTAGCTCTGGGCTTATCTCTCCAATAGACTACCAAAAATCTCAtatgtgtccaaaactgaatttatctGTCCACAAAAAGCTTCCTTTCTTCCCGACTTCCCTTTTACTGTTGAAGATACCACCTTCACAGGCTCCTAACCTgtcattttctactttctttcacCCCCACCCTAATATCCAATCTTTCTGCAAGTTCTGTTGCttttaccttcataatatctcttatacaccttcttctctcctctgactttcCATTACCTTGGTGAAGGCTTTAATCACCTCATACCTTGACTATTGCAAACACTTGCTTGTTGGTTTTCCTAGCTTACATTTCTCTTCACTATAGTTCATCTTTCACTCAGATGTCAAACTAATCTTCCTAAataccatgtcactcccttattcAATCAGCTCGAGTAGCTTTCTATCCCCTCTGAGATATCATCTATCTGGTATTCAAGGACCTTCACAGACTGACCCTCTTCCATATTTGCAATCTTCTTACATCATGCTTCCACCAAATACCCTGAGATCCAGTGACGCCAGTtatcttgctgtttctcacacaagatGCTCTGTCTCTAATCTGCAGTTACTTCTACTGCTTATCCtccatttcattctctctctccttatttccacctcctgacttccttggTTCCTTCAGGTCTTAAcgaaaatcccatcttctgcattAAGCTGTTCCCTATCTGCCCTAATGcattgccttccctctattgattaccTACAACTTATCCTTTATTCATATCTTCTTTGgatatagttgttttcatgttgtcttctcattatactgtgagtttcttgagagcagaaacagtttttaaaaaatctttctttgtatccccagtgcttagcacagtgcctgatgaatagtaaatacttaaaaatTGCTTGTTGGCTGACTAATACTATTTTGCTGAGGatcaatggagagagaaagaaaaacaatacttTGATAGTAATCCACGATAGACTACTTATCAACAAGGAATAAGTATATAAAGGGTTTGGGAAACTGAGTACAAGCCTGATGAAGAGAcatgaaaaaataacaattatcTACATATGCAGGTGGTCTTTTCCTGCCCAAAGTATAAAAGCcaaatcattttttttggttGCTATAGTAGTAATTTTGGTTTCAAAAATGGGGAGGAAACCATAAGGCTAGGGGGTATATGAGTCTGAACCTGATTATTACCAAtgtggaaaaattatttttaaggcaGCAATTTAAAGGATGGGACCTTgaaacaacaaccttgagaggatGTGACCACTCTAACTTGAAATTTGTGATAAAGGGCAGTCAAGGTAAATATTATATGATGCTTACTATTGATTTCAGGAAAATAAACTTGAAAGGGTTCAGAAAGAAGGTGGTTTGTATCCCACAGCTTAAAATATTATAGGGTAAGGAGAAGTGGGAAGCTCTCAAGAATGAATATTCTTTAAACACAAGCAGCTgtgatgagaaaaagaagaaataaatgtctaaagaaactgaaaaagttACAAAGGAAGTGCTCTGACCATCACAGATTTCAGAAATATCTTTTCAGAAGATAAAAAAACAAGGGCAAGTAATGGAAGATGATACAGATGTGTGCCCCAGTCCCATGAAAATTGTTATCAGCAGTGCTAGAGACTAGAATAATTTGAGTGTGTGGTGGCATCCAATAATAAATTATGTTGGCTTTAAAGAAGGTAGCAAACACTTAGCTTTGCCCTGCAAGGACTTTAATCTTCAAGGAGCTACAAGAGTAAGTATTTCCCATACCACATGAAGGAGTGCCACTTCTATGTCTGATGAGTTATCCTTGTTCTTCTGGTAGCTATTGAAAAGGAGggtattttggtttttttgtggaAGAGTTCAGTTGTTcacagtcatgtccaactcttggtgaccccaagagttggggttttcttgaaaaagatactagagtggctggctatttctttctctacctcattttacagatgaggaactaaagcaaacaagattaagggaattgtccagggtcacacagctagtaagtgatactggatttgaactcagtccttccaTACTGTAGGCCTAGATCTCTATTCACCGTGCCACCTAGGTGTCCTCTTCtatcaaaaaattgaaaaagaatttttgaactctttttagagaaagaggaagattAAACAAAGAATAGGAAGGCCATTCAGGGTAGGTGGAATAATGAAAATGCCTAGTTGGTTGCTGTCCTccattcttgaaaaggactaaaatgatatcaccattttGGAGTAGTTACATTATGTcaaactgtggctgatcagatctaTGAGGCTCAGAAGGCTCTATCACAGTTTGAACagaaatagttcatatgaacatttggggtggaaatgaaaatgcacaaaaaagaaagacttaTGAAATcttactttactttttttctgccaaaatgtatgaatggtttttagACAAGGAGTGCGTtcagaagatgagaaaaagaatgttTAATATGGAGATGAAAGTCAAGGTAAATGAGGGGATGGTGACTGCCCTTAGTGAATTTTCCAGGAGGGGCTTGGATGAACTACATCACAGTGTCCTGAAAGTCCTAGAGAATGTGACTGTTGAGATAATGATCTTTAAGAGTTTGCAGAGAAAGGTAGTGGAGCCACAGAATGGCAGAAGGTGGAATAATGCTGCTGCATATGAACTCAAGTTtacctgattccaggcctagtactcCATCCATGGCACCATTTTGCTTCCCAGTACTAGGCTAGTGGTTGCCTATCaccatcatcttttttctttccttgtgaaACTACTGTCTAGACACATCTGTGTTTGTGCAGCTGCTTTTTGGAACAAAGGAGTAGGATTTTACATGAATTACTAGTAAATTCCTAATTTactagtaattttttttaactactgGTATTAGTAAGTTACAAATAAATCTTTTTCATTATATTGTAtctttttaagtgtttttttgaAACCTGATTCTGTCATCATCCCATATGCTATTTCTTCAAAATTTCTTGCCATGCCTAAACTTAGAAGCATACCATTTGTGGCACTAGCCAGTGAAAATTCTGAGGTTggaagatggagggtcttgtgtGAAAAATAACAAGGTAGCCACTGTGGCTAGATCACAGAGTATTTATGGGTGattgagaagacaggaaaggtaagaatgcagaagattttatatttgaatctaGCAAcaataagaagccactggagtttataaaACTGAGGACtggggtaacatggtcagacctatgctaaaggaagatcaatttgatagttaagtggaggatggattgggatGAGGAGAGACATGTAGCAGGGAGACTCAGTTGGACATTTTTAGCCCTTTGCAACTCAGACATTCTAGGTTCCAGGTTACTTTCGAGCTTGAACATTTTgtactctaagatcccttctagcctATTTATATACTAAATCCTTTCtgtttttgaattccaaaatgcTGTTGAATCCTTCCTCCTATaaccctccttctccttctgctccgcatcttcttgcttttcctcttcctgtgggactttccctcttttctcagcCTTTCCATTTCCAGACTCTCTCCTCCACCTGACTGCCCTAGTTCTAGGGATCTCTAAGTTGGTCCACACAGAGGGTCTCTTCCTTCCATGCTATATCAATGGTCAGTAGCCTTGGCCAGCACTGCCACCAGCCTCCTCTTTAGTGGCCACCATAAGACCAAGGGGATTTCATCCGATGCAGAGGTGGTATTACTTTATGTGGGTGTGGGGAATTCTCACTCTTAGGGATCCTTGAAGATTAAAGTCCTTACAGACTAAAATCCAGTGTTTGCTCCCTTCTTTAAATTCAACATAATCAGTAGAAAGTGCCCGTTCTTAAGTGGAATATGGCTTTAGGATGAGAATATAGGTCATAAACTCTGGAGGACTAGGATTTCTGGTACAGTAAATATAGTTATGGACTTAGAGataggaagactgagttcaaatactgcctcagacatttactagccatgtatctctgggaaaatcatttaacatttctgagcctcagttgtttcctttgtaaaatgggaaatacCATCTATCTTGcaagtttgttgtgagaatcaaatgagctgACATacgtaaagtgttttgtaaaccataaaCTGCAATATaaattcttcaacattttttaacTCAGAAAACTTTGTTTAGGAAAAATTGAAGAATTGGAATTTATGTTATTTTGAAGTGGAAGGAATAGCTTTTATTactaaaaggaaaaatcaaagccATCAGTAGTCATTCCTTTGTTGGGTTCTTTTACATCTGCTTCTAGGGCTATTATTATCGTAGGAATACAAAGTACTCCTATATACTCCTAGAGTACCTAAGTCCTTAAATCTGACTCATATTCTTGAGAACAGCACCCCCATTTGTGAACTCCTGGTGGTGACTGACTATTCAGAACAATAAACAAGTAAGACTCAACTTGAGAGAAAAGTCGTCTATCAATAGAATTTTCTAAATACCAGAAGTTGGAGAAAACATGTTTCGGTCTCACAAGGAGCAGATGCATTAGGAAGCATTGATATTAACTCATACAACACAAGAAATGTGACTGACCATGGGTATAggtggaagaagaaaataaaaattttctgtcTCCAGAGtgacaatttaatttttatctgttTTAAGGGAACCTTTAAAAGCACTTTTCTTCATTGCATAGTAATACAATAACTCTTGTATTACTGGAATGCCCCCTTTCCCCATTCTAAATCCAAGCAGATTCAGTAGTTTTCAGCAGGTTATGTCAGCACACTGACTTGAACTATTTATTGCCTTCCAATCACAGATCTTTGGTTTTGACAACCTCTACTCTGCTTTGGTCTAACACTTTGATAGTGCAAATGATACCAGAGCCAAATACATTTGTACCTCAACAAAGGTTCATACAGGGGATCAGTGAACCACCATGACTTCTAATGAAGCAAATGGCTTATTCTTGAAAGGCACAATCAATCTTTAATTTCGATTGGTTAACCCAATTGGGGGTCAACCCAAGCTGCAAAGTGCTAGAATATTAACAACTCAAAGCTAAGTAAGTAATTGTTAGTTTCTTTGGACCCACCATTTAGACTAAGTTTAGACTTCCAAGTCCTTATGTTGGGATGGGTCAGAATCTTCCTTATTCAGTACATTTTCTCTGAACTAACAAACTTGAAGGTAAAACAAAACTCAATAAAGTTTAATAGCAAGAGattttttaattgtaaaattatttttatgattcctATAAGGATGCTCCTGAATGCACAACTCTTTAGAATTACATTTTGCTGTTTTCACATTGAAAACTGTGAATATTAACATTAATCTTTATACGTGTACATTTGAATATTTAATCAAAAAGTAGTTTTTGAAACTAATTGTCTTGGTACAGAAGTTTGTCATGTTGCTTTAATTAATGCTATTCAAGAGAACATCTTTTTAGTCAGTTCCACATGTGTGCCCCTTTTGCTGCACAAATGCCTGGCAAAACTCTCATCCAGGCAGAAAAGGGCAGTTGTTGTATAACAATGACTTTGAAATATTGGGCAATGAGGAAAAGCATTTAACTATGTTCAGATTATAACTTCAGGTTTGTGGGCCAAAGTttgcatgtgttttttttttcaaatgtggaATTCTGCAATTTTGTAAGCTTCATCAGTTGCATATCTGACATACATCAGCTATGTATAGTGCACAATTACataaattctttatttattttagcaaGTGCTGTTTAATTTCAATCATTCCTCATGTTGCATTTTTCATCACTCAGCATAATGCTAGTGAAGAGCCTACAGTATATTTGAAAACATATCAAAAGGCTAAACTTTATGAACTTCCATAGAATTAAAGTGGTGTTAAAGTGAAAAGAGACTGCCCTCCTGAGAAGTTCTGTTTGGCAGAACTACTGTTTGATGGTTAGTCAAATGAAATTAATGACGAATTACCAGTTATTATCATAAGATGCACAACTAATGATACTACACTAGGTTTTTTGTACATCTTTATTAAATGTTTCGCGATCTATATATCTATCCGGTGTGGACTAAGACAAGAAGTAGGTATTTAACCTCCATTTAGTAAACATCTCTAATTATCTATCTTGACTCATCTCTCACACACAAGGAATTTGCATCTTTCCAGTGTGTTCCCTAAAAGTATTTCGGAAAACATCTCTATTTGAAGTTATTTCTATGTTTGGTCTGTCAACAGTTTACATGATGCTGTTACTATATGTAGTGGTTTTACTTGATACTTGTCCccataattaattaaatattccTTATTGAAAATTTTCTATCATCTACTTTGTGCAAATCTAGCCAAACACATATGTTGTTAGAGATACTTTGAGAAAGTTGAACATTTTGTCCTAGTGCCCAGAAAATTTTTATCTTGTTGTCACTAAACCTTAATGTTGTTAATATTTTGGAAataattcctttttctctcaaGCAACACAGAGTATTTCAACTGAATTCCAAAATACTAAAGCAATGTTTAAAGCTAAGTTGTCTGTATGCTGAATAT harbors:
- the LOC140498145 gene encoding olfactory receptor 1f45-like, whose product is MEGGNQSRISEFILLGLSNQPEQERLLFFLFLVMYLITVLWNLLIILAIRTDSHLHTPMYFFLSNLSLVDICFTSSAVPKMLVNHISGNKAISYTNCLTQAFFFSWFAGLDSIILASMAYDCYVAICAPLYYTMIMTQKVCVRLAAVCWFWACIHALIHTIFLTRLSFCGHNEIHHFFCDLSVVIRLACSDTFLNDLMVYTIGGLTTVMCFIGILISYTRIFVAVLKIPLAHGKKKSFNTCGSHLIVVCLFYGTIIAVYFNPTSTHTAQKDTASAVMYTVVTPMLNPYIYSLRNKEMKAALTMLFTRKPDNLSL